One stretch of Pseudoramibacter sp. DNA includes these proteins:
- the cmk gene encoding (d)CMP kinase: MQIAMDGPAGAGKSTIAKCVAKKLKITYLDTGAMYRAITKGVIDRGICFDDQDAIAEYAHQAVIAFKGDQIFLDGQDVTRAIRTPEVSAHTSDVASVPEVRKVLVQAQQQIAEGTDVIMDGRDIGSRVLPNADYKFYLDAAVSERAKRRYDELKAKKALDGKTLADIEADIEKRDYLDSHREVDPLVCCEDAHRIDTTAMTIDQVCDCLIEIIKKPKDEEAL; the protein is encoded by the coding sequence ATGCAGATTGCGATGGATGGTCCTGCGGGCGCAGGAAAAAGCACAATAGCAAAATGTGTGGCGAAAAAATTAAAAATCACATATCTCGATACAGGTGCAATGTACCGTGCGATAACAAAAGGAGTTATCGACCGCGGCATCTGTTTTGACGATCAAGATGCGATTGCGGAATACGCGCATCAAGCCGTTATTGCTTTTAAGGGCGATCAGATTTTTTTGGATGGTCAAGATGTGACCCGGGCTATTCGGACACCGGAAGTCAGTGCCCACACCAGTGATGTGGCATCTGTTCCAGAAGTTCGAAAAGTGTTGGTGCAGGCCCAGCAGCAGATCGCAGAGGGAACGGATGTCATTATGGACGGCAGAGATATTGGCTCCAGAGTCCTGCCCAATGCCGATTATAAATTTTATTTGGATGCGGCGGTTTCAGAACGCGCCAAACGCCGGTACGATGAACTGAAGGCGAAAAAAGCGCTTGACGGCAAAACCCTTGCCGACATTGAAGCTGATATTGAAAAACGGGATTATCTTGACAGTCACCGGGAAGTCGATCCCCTGGTCTGCTGTGAAGACGCGCACCGCATCGATACCACGGCGATGACCATTGATCAGGTCTGCGATTGTTTGATCGAAATCATCAAAAAGCCGAAAGATGAGGAAGCGTTATGA
- a CDS encoding class I SAM-dependent methyltransferase → MIETFRRQTLFAQACVKDILKPGDSAVDGTVGTGEDTVFLAQCVGPKGKVYGFDIQKAALEEAQENIRKNAVETPIQLICDGHQHMGNYPKLSEDSDIGAVMFNLGYWPDGDQSVTTQADTTLAALKQSVRLIRPGGIVSVIAYSHSAGQDEKEQIDQWVGHLDHHYDTYCFEVKNHNHAPTVYLILKKERP, encoded by the coding sequence TTGATTGAAACATTTAGGCGTCAGACACTGTTTGCACAGGCTTGTGTCAAAGATATTTTAAAGCCTGGCGACAGCGCCGTAGACGGAACAGTTGGAACAGGAGAGGATACGGTATTTCTGGCCCAGTGCGTGGGGCCAAAGGGAAAAGTGTACGGCTTTGACATCCAGAAAGCAGCACTTGAAGAGGCACAGGAAAACATTCGGAAAAATGCAGTTGAAACACCCATTCAGCTGATTTGTGACGGACATCAGCACATGGGCAATTATCCGAAACTTTCAGAAGATTCTGATATTGGTGCGGTGATGTTCAATTTGGGCTATTGGCCTGACGGCGATCAGTCTGTGACGACACAGGCGGATACGACACTGGCCGCGCTTAAGCAAAGCGTCCGGTTAATCAGACCGGGAGGCATTGTAAGCGTCATTGCCTATTCCCATTCTGCAGGACAAGATGAAAAAGAGCAGATCGATCAATGGGTGGGCCATTTGGATCATCACTATGACACATACTGTTTTGAAGTGAAAAATCACAATCATGCGCCGACGGTGTATTTGATATTAAAGAAGGAAAGGCCTTGA
- a CDS encoding bifunctional 4-hydroxy-3-methylbut-2-enyl diphosphate reductase/30S ribosomal protein S1: MKIIIADRSGYCFGITNAMRLADETLKQGSDQPIYCLGDLSHNRQEMARLESRGIKKVDSIDEIETGTVIIRSHGVSRQVLERAKAKQLRIVDATCPFVSAMQHKVYDYSQKGYQIVIVGDANHPEVEGAVGWCENQAIVLNSTEEAENLSAHFHKLCVVAQTTAIEKKFSAITSILQKKADECLIFNTICSATAERQSAAVETAKRVEYMIVVGGYHSSNTRKLYEVCKAHCSNTCHIETAGELNLAELQKYKVIGITAGASTPDWIVKEVTERMEENKTENTQVQDQAVEESVDENDFAAMLDQSMPDKAIHRGSTVEGKVMEVTDDEIILNIKYKADGVIKKNDYSWKDDINLKDEVHEGDLINAVVTNMNDDNGAVRLSKIKYDNQKIQRQLEKAYKDQEVLEGKVKSVSGSGLIVDIGFTDIFMPASQYSVRYIKDLNTLVGKEVKGKIIDYNARRRRAIFSQRVILEKEMKERQKEQRARKEERYNEIQMDDVVKGKVKTITNFGIFIDLDGIDGFVHRSDLTWSRANEPKNLVEKGQEIEAKVIQKNDEEKKIKLSVKALQPKPWDTFVEQYKEGDIVEVKITNVLDFGAFAEIIPGVEGLIHISEISYRRVESVASELNPGDVVKVKIIGINREKEKISLSIKATQKAPERQQKRHRKSGEGYQGRQGGRKPRKHQAQHNTTVYEDNANFTLGDSFGDLLGKLDFGDNASDDASDDEE, from the coding sequence ATGAAGATTATCATTGCAGATCGGTCCGGTTATTGTTTTGGCATTACCAATGCCATGCGCTTGGCAGATGAAACGCTGAAGCAGGGATCCGATCAGCCGATATACTGTCTCGGCGACTTGTCCCATAACCGTCAGGAAATGGCGCGGCTGGAAAGCCGGGGCATCAAGAAAGTCGACAGCATCGATGAGATTGAGACGGGAACGGTGATCATTCGCTCCCACGGCGTCAGCCGGCAGGTCCTTGAAAGGGCCAAGGCAAAGCAGCTTAGAATCGTCGATGCGACATGTCCTTTTGTAAGTGCGATGCAGCACAAAGTCTACGATTACAGTCAAAAGGGCTATCAGATCGTCATTGTCGGCGATGCCAATCACCCGGAAGTGGAAGGCGCTGTGGGATGGTGTGAAAATCAGGCCATTGTTCTTAATTCCACAGAAGAGGCAGAAAATTTATCGGCGCATTTTCATAAATTATGCGTTGTAGCACAAACGACAGCTATCGAAAAAAAATTTAGTGCGATCACATCCATCCTGCAGAAAAAGGCAGATGAATGCTTGATATTTAACACGATTTGTTCGGCGACTGCGGAGCGTCAATCGGCTGCGGTTGAAACGGCAAAACGTGTGGAATATATGATTGTTGTAGGCGGGTATCATTCTTCGAACACGAGAAAACTGTACGAAGTCTGCAAGGCGCACTGCAGCAATACATGTCACATAGAGACAGCCGGAGAATTAAATCTCGCTGAATTGCAAAAATACAAGGTTATTGGAATTACAGCGGGGGCATCCACGCCGGACTGGATCGTTAAGGAGGTAACGGAAAGAATGGAAGAAAACAAAACGGAAAACACACAAGTTCAGGATCAGGCAGTAGAAGAATCAGTTGATGAAAATGATTTCGCCGCAATGCTGGACCAGTCGATGCCGGATAAAGCTATCCACAGAGGTTCGACAGTTGAAGGAAAAGTCATGGAAGTCACAGATGATGAGATCATCCTGAACATTAAATATAAAGCTGATGGCGTCATCAAGAAGAATGATTATTCATGGAAAGATGACATCAATCTGAAAGATGAAGTTCATGAAGGTGATCTTATCAACGCAGTTGTCACAAATATGAACGATGACAACGGCGCTGTCAGACTTTCAAAAATCAAATACGACAATCAGAAGATTCAGCGTCAGCTGGAAAAAGCCTACAAAGATCAGGAAGTCCTGGAAGGAAAAGTGAAGAGCGTTTCTGGCAGCGGCCTGATCGTCGATATCGGATTTACAGATATCTTTATGCCAGCTTCTCAGTACAGCGTCCGTTACATCAAAGATTTAAACACTTTGGTGGGCAAAGAAGTCAAGGGCAAGATCATTGACTACAATGCAAGACGCCGCCGTGCGATTTTCTCACAGCGTGTCATTCTTGAAAAAGAAATGAAAGAACGCCAGAAAGAACAGCGCGCAAGAAAAGAAGAACGCTACAATGAAATTCAGATGGACGATGTTGTCAAAGGCAAAGTCAAGACCATCACGAATTTCGGGATCTTCATCGATTTAGACGGCATCGATGGTTTCGTACACCGTTCTGATCTGACTTGGTCCAGAGCTAACGAACCAAAGAATTTGGTTGAAAAAGGTCAGGAAATCGAAGCTAAAGTTATTCAGAAGAATGACGAAGAAAAGAAGATTAAATTAAGCGTGAAGGCCCTTCAGCCGAAACCGTGGGATACCTTTGTTGAACAGTACAAAGAAGGAGATATCGTTGAAGTTAAAATCACGAATGTCCTGGATTTCGGTGCATTTGCTGAAATCATCCCAGGTGTTGAAGGTTTGATTCACATTTCTGAAATTTCTTACCGCCGTGTTGAATCCGTGGCTTCTGAATTAAATCCTGGAGATGTGGTCAAAGTTAAGATCATCGGCATCAACCGCGAAAAAGAAAAGATCAGCTTGAGCATCAAAGCGACACAGAAGGCACCGGAACGCCAGCAGAAACGCCACCGCAAGAGCGGCGAAGGCTATCAGGGCCGTCAGGGCGGACGTAAGCCGCGCAAACATCAGGCACAGCACAACACAACCGTTTACGAAGACAATGCCAACTTTACCCTTGGCGATTCTTTCGGCGATCTGCTGGGCAAACTCGATTTTGGCGACAATGCATCTGATGACGCTTCAGACGATGAAGAATAA
- a CDS encoding lysophospholipid acyltransferase family protein, whose protein sequence is MIYRIAHVLFNIVNFFWLNITVEGEENVPDTGRAVICANHMYWYDPLLIDTVIKRPIRPVNFMAKAEIFKNKFVNWILKEVHVFPVERHKVSMTTLRTAMGILNNDELLGIFPEGTRVKPGQKVKPADGFLFFALKTKSPIVPVHIDGSYKFRGKIRVTFGKPIELKEYYGKRLTAQQNEKIGQEILDQIYQL, encoded by the coding sequence ATGATTTACAGAATTGCACATGTTTTATTCAATATTGTCAATTTCTTCTGGCTTAACATCACAGTTGAAGGCGAAGAAAACGTGCCGGATACGGGACGGGCGGTGATCTGCGCCAATCACATGTACTGGTATGATCCCCTGTTAATCGATACTGTGATTAAAAGACCGATCAGACCTGTGAATTTTATGGCCAAGGCAGAAATTTTTAAAAATAAATTTGTCAATTGGATATTAAAAGAAGTGCATGTTTTTCCGGTAGAACGGCATAAGGTTTCCATGACGACGCTGCGCACAGCCATGGGGATTTTAAATAACGATGAGCTGCTGGGCATTTTCCCGGAAGGCACCCGGGTCAAACCGGGACAAAAAGTCAAACCGGCCGACGGATTTCTCTTTTTTGCCTTAAAAACCAAATCTCCGATTGTACCAGTGCATATCGATGGCAGCTATAAATTCAGAGGGAAGATTCGTGTCACTTTCGGCAAACCCATCGAACTTAAGGAATATTACGGCAAACGTCTGACGGCTCAGCAAAATGAAAAAATCGGTCAGGAAATATTAGACCAGATTTATCAGCTTTAG
- a CDS encoding YifB family Mg chelatase-like AAA ATPase, whose protein sequence is MLAKIFSCGLLGIEGIIVTVEVDLNYGLPGFIVVGLPDTGVKESRDRVFSAIKNNGYAYPDKKVTVNLAPADLKKEGSAYDLPIAIGLLVASNQLEGNFSDMLCFGELSLNGDLRPVRGVLPMVLAAKAKGFKKVILPQENKTEGAIVDGIDVLPARNLKQVIDYLKGKTEIEPYRIDSQQLLNQGQTAYRVDFSEIKGQDNAKRALEIAAAGGHNVLMSGPPGSGKSMLAKAFPSILPALTLNEALEITKIYSIAGLLKDNIMTHRPFRAPHHTLSNVSIIGGGTIPKPGEVSLAHLGVLFLDELPEFQKSALEVLRQPIEDHEVTISRVNATLTYPASFMLIASMNPCPCGYLGDPAHKCTCTINEIRRYNSRISGPLLDRIDIRVEVPAVDIKELENRTPGESSMTIRKRVNQARQIQNERFQNEKGIYFNAQLEPHLIDQYCVLDKEGQDFLEMVYAKLKLSGRGYHRILKLARTIADLDGADQIGLIHLSEATSYRSGQ, encoded by the coding sequence ATGTTGGCAAAAATATTTAGCTGCGGCCTTTTAGGCATCGAAGGCATCATTGTGACCGTTGAAGTTGATTTAAATTACGGCCTGCCGGGTTTTATCGTCGTAGGCCTGCCGGATACCGGCGTGAAGGAGTCTCGGGACCGTGTTTTCTCTGCCATTAAAAATAACGGCTACGCTTATCCGGATAAAAAAGTCACCGTTAATTTGGCGCCGGCGGATTTAAAAAAAGAAGGCTCCGCTTACGATTTGCCGATTGCCATCGGCTTGTTGGTCGCGTCCAATCAGCTCGAAGGGAATTTTTCGGATATGCTTTGTTTTGGGGAATTGTCCCTGAACGGTGATTTAAGACCGGTTCGCGGCGTCCTGCCGATGGTTTTGGCAGCGAAGGCGAAAGGCTTTAAAAAAGTCATTCTGCCTCAGGAAAATAAAACCGAAGGCGCCATTGTGGACGGCATTGACGTTCTGCCGGCGCGCAATTTAAAACAAGTGATTGATTATTTAAAGGGTAAGACGGAGATTGAACCTTACCGCATCGATTCCCAGCAGCTTTTGAATCAGGGGCAGACTGCCTACCGCGTGGATTTTTCTGAAATCAAAGGGCAGGACAATGCGAAGCGGGCCCTTGAGATCGCAGCGGCAGGCGGCCACAACGTGCTGATGAGCGGCCCTCCCGGAAGCGGAAAGAGTATGCTTGCCAAGGCATTTCCCTCGATTCTGCCGGCACTGACATTAAACGAAGCCCTGGAAATCACGAAAATATATTCGATTGCAGGGCTGCTCAAAGACAACATTATGACGCACCGTCCTTTCAGAGCACCTCACCACACGCTGTCCAATGTTTCTATTATCGGGGGCGGAACCATTCCAAAGCCTGGAGAAGTTTCTTTAGCCCATCTCGGCGTCTTGTTTTTAGATGAACTGCCGGAATTTCAAAAATCAGCGCTGGAAGTACTCCGGCAGCCCATAGAAGACCATGAGGTGACCATTTCCCGTGTCAATGCCACATTGACTTATCCAGCGTCTTTTATGCTCATCGCCAGCATGAATCCCTGCCCCTGTGGCTATCTGGGCGACCCTGCCCACAAATGTACGTGCACAATAAACGAAATACGGCGGTACAACAGCCGGATCTCAGGGCCGTTATTAGACCGCATAGACATTCGCGTGGAAGTGCCCGCCGTCGATATCAAAGAGCTCGAAAACCGGACGCCGGGAGAATCTTCAATGACCATTCGAAAGCGGGTCAACCAGGCGCGGCAGATTCAAAACGAGCGTTTTCAAAATGAAAAGGGCATTTATTTTAACGCGCAGCTTGAACCCCATTTGATAGATCAATATTGTGTACTCGACAAAGAGGGACAGGATTTCCTTGAAATGGTCTATGCGAAATTAAAACTGTCCGGACGGGGATACCACCGGATATTAAAACTGGCACGAACCATTGCCGATTTGGACGGCGCGGATCAAATCGGATTGATTCATCTTTCGGAGGCCACCTCTTATCGTTCAGGACAATGA
- a CDS encoding NAD(P)/FAD-dependent oxidoreductase, with translation MDQRVIVIGGGPAGMTAAYAAASCGASAVLFEKNEKLGKKLFITGKGRCNLTNDCDRDTFLQNVVHHAPFMYSSIARFDHKDLMAFISEHGCKLKVERGHRVFPVSDKSSDVIKAFERALDQCGVEVHLNTPVQSIVVENQKAVGVKLENQRVIRGDKIIVATGGLSYRSTGSDGWGLKIAGQLGHNIVPCRPSLVGLKTKEKWPQKVQGIALKNVEVTLARRKKKIRTERGEMLLTHFGVSGPLILTDSAYMDRPAEEYRLILDFKPALSEQQLDQRIQREIRANENKQIVHALASLLPKKLIPVLLDLAGVDKIKKANQMTKAERQRIIEALKHQVLTVTDFCDINTAIVTSGGVNVRDINPKTMASKKIEHLYFAGEVLDVDALTGGFNIQIAATTGFAAGMRS, from the coding sequence ATGGATCAACGAGTGATTGTAATTGGAGGCGGACCGGCCGGAATGACAGCGGCTTATGCCGCCGCTTCCTGCGGTGCGTCAGCAGTGCTTTTTGAAAAAAACGAAAAACTCGGGAAAAAACTGTTTATTACCGGGAAGGGGCGGTGCAATCTGACCAATGACTGCGACCGGGACACTTTTCTTCAGAATGTGGTTCATCATGCGCCGTTTATGTATTCTTCCATCGCCCGTTTTGATCATAAAGACCTCATGGCGTTTATTTCAGAACATGGCTGCAAGCTCAAGGTTGAAAGAGGACATCGGGTGTTTCCGGTGTCAGACAAATCCAGCGATGTGATTAAGGCTTTTGAACGCGCTCTCGATCAATGCGGCGTTGAAGTGCATCTCAATACACCGGTTCAATCGATTGTGGTTGAAAACCAAAAGGCAGTTGGCGTAAAATTAGAAAATCAGCGCGTCATTCGAGGTGATAAAATCATCGTGGCGACAGGCGGACTCAGCTACCGCAGTACGGGATCAGACGGCTGGGGATTAAAAATCGCGGGTCAGCTTGGCCACAACATTGTGCCGTGCCGGCCTTCGCTGGTCGGGTTGAAAACAAAGGAAAAATGGCCGCAGAAAGTCCAGGGCATCGCACTGAAAAATGTTGAGGTGACCTTGGCCCGCCGCAAGAAAAAAATCCGAACGGAAAGAGGCGAAATGCTGCTGACCCATTTTGGCGTATCCGGTCCTTTGATCTTAACGGATTCGGCCTATATGGACAGACCTGCTGAAGAATACAGGCTGATTCTTGACTTTAAACCGGCCTTAAGCGAACAACAGCTGGATCAGCGCATTCAGAGAGAAATCAGAGCCAACGAGAACAAGCAGATCGTGCATGCCCTTGCGTCTTTGCTGCCGAAAAAACTGATTCCGGTCTTGCTGGATCTTGCCGGGGTGGATAAAATAAAGAAAGCGAATCAGATGACGAAGGCAGAACGTCAGCGGATCATTGAGGCGCTTAAACACCAGGTTTTGACGGTGACGGATTTTTGTGATATAAATACTGCAATCGTCACCAGCGGCGGGGTGAATGTCAGAGACATCAATCCCAAGACGATGGCGTCGAAAAAAATCGAACATTTGTATTTTGCAGGCGAAGTTCTCGATGTCGATGCACTGACAGGAGGATTCAATATTCAAATTGCAGCAACGACGGGTTTTGCTGCAGGGATGAGGAGTTAA
- the dprA gene encoding DNA-processing protein DprA, which produces MQDDLIYDLWLSSVTNVSNMKKNTLLSVFKTAEAIYKASPEAIRKTGFFREKDIQKIQDQKDTNLAERAFVFIQKNQIVCIPKGSPSYPSRLEKIYNPPVLLYAMGNTGLLKRDLAIGMVGSRKSSADAVAIAKKFSQTLSEMGVTVVSGMANGIDSASAEGALAGIGSTIAVLGSGIDVCYPANQRDLYNDIREKGLLLSEFFIGQPPKAGHFPMRNRIIAGLSDGLVVVEARMKSGALITADHALDQGKTVYAIPQSINVKSAEGSNQLLKEGAKLVTTAEDILEDFVDIEQKRKELEKNTAISADRKPERQAEKLMLSEDEQAVMTAVEGGIDTVDGLVQHLDQPISKLNAVLMMLEIKKILKVNYGQITLLRV; this is translated from the coding sequence ATGCAGGATGATTTAATTTATGACCTTTGGCTGTCGTCGGTGACGAATGTTTCCAATATGAAGAAAAATACGCTGCTGTCGGTTTTTAAAACGGCGGAAGCGATTTATAAAGCCTCACCGGAAGCCATTCGAAAGACCGGTTTTTTTAGGGAAAAAGACATTCAGAAAATTCAGGATCAGAAGGATACGAATCTGGCAGAACGGGCCTTCGTGTTTATTCAAAAAAATCAGATTGTGTGCATTCCCAAGGGGAGCCCTTCTTATCCGAGCAGGCTTGAAAAAATATATAATCCGCCCGTTCTTTTATATGCGATGGGCAATACCGGCCTCTTAAAACGAGACCTGGCCATTGGCATGGTGGGATCGAGAAAGTCGAGCGCAGACGCGGTTGCGATTGCCAAGAAATTCAGCCAAACCCTTTCTGAAATGGGCGTTACAGTCGTGTCTGGAATGGCCAACGGCATTGACAGCGCCTCAGCAGAAGGGGCTCTGGCAGGCATCGGATCGACCATTGCGGTGTTGGGATCGGGGATCGATGTCTGTTATCCGGCCAATCAAAGGGATTTGTACAATGACATTCGCGAAAAAGGCTTGCTGCTCAGCGAATTTTTTATTGGCCAGCCGCCAAAGGCCGGGCATTTTCCAATGCGGAACCGAATCATCGCCGGGCTCTCAGACGGCCTCGTCGTGGTCGAAGCGCGGATGAAAAGCGGTGCGCTCATTACGGCAGATCACGCTTTGGATCAGGGAAAAACCGTGTATGCCATTCCCCAGAGCATCAATGTCAAATCTGCAGAAGGGTCTAATCAATTATTAAAAGAAGGGGCAAAGCTGGTCACCACAGCAGAAGACATTCTTGAAGATTTTGTGGACATTGAGCAGAAAAGAAAAGAATTAGAAAAAAATACGGCCATTTCAGCTGACAGAAAGCCAGAGCGGCAGGCTGAAAAGCTTATGCTGTCTGAAGATGAACAAGCTGTCATGACAGCCGTTGAGGGGGGAATTGATACCGTTGACGGGCTGGTTCAGCATTTGGACCAGCCCATCTCCAAGCTCAATGCGGTTTTGATGATGTTGGAAATCAAAAAAATATTAAAAGTCAATTACGGTCAGATTACGTTACTGCGCGTCTGA